A portion of the Feifania hominis genome contains these proteins:
- a CDS encoding RNA-binding S4 domain-containing protein, whose translation MRTEIAITTAFIKLDALLKFAGLTMTGGEAKELVQSGEVLVDGGVCTQRGRKITPGMEVTVGEQTLVVTAAT comes from the coding sequence ATGAGAACTGAGATTGCAATCACAACGGCCTTTATCAAGCTCGACGCGCTTTTGAAATTCGCTGGGCTCACCATGACAGGGGGCGAGGCGAAAGAGCTGGTACAGAGCGGGGAAGTGCTCGTTGACGGCGGGGTCTGCACCCAGCGTGGGCGCAAGATCACGCCCGGCATGGAGGTCACCGTCGGAGAGCAGACCCTGGTGGTGACGGCGGCGACATGA
- the recF gene encoding DNA replication/repair protein RecF (All proteins in this family for which functions are known are DNA-binding proteins that assist the filamentation of RecA onto DNA for the initiation of recombination or recombinational repair.), whose translation MIVRELSLQNFRNIADCTLTLGEHSNVLFGSNAQGKTNLLEGIYLFSTGKSFRAGRERDLIRFGCDAATLTLRFQFQAREQQAQIRLFREGRKKEVTLNGVKLKTSEMLGSFSSVLFAPEHLNLVKEGPGERRRFLDFALSQLKPRYYAVLSAYQKTVAQKNALLKDMARFPQLGDTLGVWNEKLAANGAFLVMNRYQYLSRINTLAAGIHRDLSEGREELSLRYLGFHEGLDDSGYRDLGAITQAFRRALEERESEEIRAGVSLVGPHRDDFDILIGGESCRIFGSQGQQRSAVLSMKIAECEAARAVFGEYPVLLLDDILSELDPQRQSYILHHISGKQVVITTCDRDRFAGLAQQNLFEVENGTIRRQQGL comes from the coding sequence ATGATTGTTCGGGAGCTGTCGCTTCAAAATTTTCGCAACATCGCCGACTGTACGCTGACGCTCGGTGAGCACAGCAACGTGCTCTTCGGCAGCAACGCCCAGGGGAAGACGAATCTGCTCGAGGGGATCTATCTCTTCTCGACCGGCAAGTCCTTTCGCGCCGGGCGCGAGCGGGATCTCATCCGCTTCGGGTGCGACGCGGCGACGCTGACGCTGCGCTTTCAGTTTCAGGCTCGCGAGCAGCAGGCGCAGATTCGCCTGTTTCGCGAGGGCCGCAAAAAAGAGGTCACGCTCAACGGCGTCAAGCTCAAGACCAGCGAGATGCTCGGCAGCTTCTCCTCGGTGCTGTTCGCGCCGGAGCATTTAAATCTCGTCAAGGAGGGCCCGGGCGAGCGGCGGCGGTTTCTGGACTTTGCGCTCTCTCAGCTCAAGCCCCGCTACTACGCCGTGCTCTCGGCCTACCAGAAGACCGTAGCTCAGAAGAACGCGCTGTTAAAGGACATGGCGCGCTTTCCGCAGCTCGGGGACACGCTCGGGGTCTGGAACGAGAAGCTCGCGGCAAACGGCGCGTTTCTCGTGATGAACCGCTACCAGTATCTCAGCCGCATCAACACCCTCGCGGCGGGAATTCACCGCGATCTCTCAGAGGGCAGAGAGGAGCTGTCGCTGCGCTATCTCGGCTTTCACGAGGGGCTTGACGACAGCGGCTACCGCGATCTCGGCGCCATCACGCAGGCCTTTCGCCGCGCGCTCGAAGAGCGCGAGAGCGAGGAGATCCGCGCCGGGGTGAGCCTGGTCGGCCCCCACCGCGACGACTTTGACATTCTCATCGGCGGCGAGAGCTGCCGCATCTTCGGCTCGCAGGGCCAGCAGCGAAGCGCTGTGCTCTCGATGAAGATCGCCGAGTGCGAGGCGGCGCGCGCCGTCTTCGGCGAGTATCCGGTGCTGCTGCTCGACGACATTCTCTCGGAGCTCGACCCGCAGCGCCAGAGCTACATCCTGCACCACATCAGCGGCAAGCAGGTGGTCATCACCACCTGTGACCGCGACCGTTTCGCCGGCCTCGCCCAGCAGAATCTCTTTGAGGTGGAAAACGGAACCATCCGACGGCAGCAGGGTCTCTGA